DNA from Laspinema palackyanum D2c:
AAATTCCCCTCCAACAAGGGTTCGCTTACCTCCTTGATATACTGATCGTCCTCGGGAGTTGGCTGGCCTTGGTGTGGCATTTTAGCAGCCCTGGGGATAATTTCCGGCGTTTTTCATCCCCCGATGCCTACTTGAATCATGCGATCGCCCTCGTGATTGCGATCGCCACCGGGATGCTATTTTGGCATTTTGGCATCCAACCCTTACCCCTGCTGGGTCCCTTAATCTTTAACATCCTGCTATTTTTGTTAGCATACGGATTGATGCGTCAGGGTCTCACCCAAGGCGATCGGCGAATTTTTTGGTGGGGAACCCTACTCTTAACCTTGCAAATTCTCACCCGAGTCCTAGAGTATGAAACCGGATTAGTCTTAAAATCCATCGTCTTTGTTCTCTGCGGAATGGCGACAATTGCTATTGGCCTAGCCGTAGGCAGTCGAATTAAATCCATTGAAGACGAAGAGTTAACGAGAGAATGAATCGCCCACCCTCATGCAAAGTAATTTAAAATAACGAGATAGCCTTTTTCCCAGTTCTTTACCTACAATTTTGGAGTGCAAGCATCTGGCTTGCTTTTAATTCCTACTGTTACTCCAGGGTTGTTAAAAGGGGTTTTTATCAATTATGCAAAACGAGCAGCATTCTTCTCCCGAAAAAATCAAACCCAGATTCGTGTTAGGCCGATTTTTAATTCCTCTAGTCATTCAAACTTCCGCCATGCTAACCGGGGCATTTTTTGCAGTGGATACCGAAGCAAATGGCAAATTAGTGACCTTAGAAACCGAACCTGTCAACTTGAGTAAATTTATTAGAAATTCTTCTAATCAGGTCAGTTATAACATTTCCAGCTTTAAAAAACTAGAAGAAATTCCCGGATGGAAAGACCTACCGGGAACACCTGTGCCTTGTCCCCGGAATAAACAACCCCGAAATCGGAAGAATCAGTGTAATCCAGATGCTAAATTGCTAGACCCAGATTTGACCCTCTATGTAATTTTGGAACCGCCGACACCGGAAAAAACTGGGGACGCGCCAACGCCTTGGGTAGCGGTGAGATTAAGTAGCGATCGCCCCACGGAATTAGGGGAAAATCAAGTGATGATTAAGGGAAGAACCTCAGAAGACTTGGTGGAATATGAGGGAGAAAAATTTGACCTCATGCGATCGCAACGGGAGGAAATTTTGGCAAGCTTGGACTTGACGGACCAGGAGGAAAAACTAGAACCCTTAATCATCCAACTCAAAGTAAATCCGCGAGGAAAGGCCGTCCCGGTTAATTTGTGGGTCGGCGATCGCAACTATTCCCTCTCAAATTGAATCAAACCAGTAACCGTTAACCCGTAGCATAATGAATAGTTTAGCCCAGTTGCTCGTCACCAGTCTCAGCCTGTTTTTATTGGGGTGTACACCGTCAGGGTTACCCCCTTCTGCCGACGCCCAACCCAATCGGGAGGTTGTGCCTTCCTCACCCATCGTTCAAATAGAGAGGGGACAAGATTTGCCCATTACCGCACAAACAAAAATCGGGGACCAAACGATTGATTTAGAAGTGGCAACCACGCCACAACAACAGGCGATCGGACTGATGTACCGAAGTGAGATTGCCCCAAATCGGGGGATGTTGTTTCCCTTTAATCCCCCCAGACCCGTCACCTTCTGGATGAAAAACGTTGAAATTAACCTAGATATGATATTTTTGCGGGATGGAGAAGTCTTAGCGATCGCTGCCGATGTTCCCCCTTGTACCACCGACCCTTGTCCCTTCTACGGACCGCCAAATACCCCCATTGATCATGTTCTAGAACTAGGCGGAGGACGCGCTGCGGAACTCGGGATACAAGTGGGCGATCAAATTGCGATCGACTTTTTAGAGTAAACAGTCCGGAGATGGCACCGCTTTCTCGTCGCCATCTCCGGTTACTCTAACCCTTACAGGACGCATTTTTGGAAAACAAACCCGTTTAGGTAGAGGCGATTCGCGAATCGCCTCTACATTTAGGACTCGATGTTATAAATTGCGTTAGTCCTGCCGTAGAGACTCGATGTACCTGTTAAGAGGGGGAAGATAAACAGTTGCAGTCAAAAGACTTTTGGGCGGTTGAACTCCCAAAAGCCCCAGGCGATCGTCATCCCGGACAATTTGGGACAGGGTTCGACTACATTCACCAAAATTGAGGTTAAGAGCAACAGAAATGGTTAAATCAACAGAAAATCGCTATATTGTCCGAGACGATGAAATCTTAGGGGGCGAGAATTGCGGAAATTAGAAAAAACGATTATAATTTTAATGTTAAGATTAAGCTTTACAACAAAAAGGAGGAATATAGGATGCAAGTAATTAAGTATAAAACTCGCGTTGATGCTGAAGGTAAAATCAGTTTACAATTGCCTCAATATTTAGCGAATCAAGAGTTAGAGGTAGCGATAGTTTACGCTCTAGCCAATTCAGAAACTACTCAACTGCATGAAATTGTCGATAGTTTTTATGGCTGTTTGGCAGAGGAGCCTATTTTAATAGAAGAAGCCGATCAACAAGAAGTAGCATGAGTTATTTACTGGATACTAATGTTTGGGCTAGATATTTAAATGGGCGATCGCCTGCAATTCGGCAGAAATTTAGAGAGGTTGATTTAACTCAAGTTTTTATTTGTTCAATTGTTAAGTCAGAATTGGCTTACGGTGCTTTTAAAAGTCGTAATCCCGATCTAACCTACCGCAAGCAGAATGATTTTATCACTCTTTTTGTTTCGCTTCCTTTCGATGATGTTTCTGCTTTAATTTTTGGTAGATTAAAGGCTCAACTAGAATTAAAAGGTGAGATGATTGGGATCAAAGATTTACAAATTGCTGCGATCGCTCTGTCAAATGATCTGACGCTAGTTACCCACAATACCGCAGAGTTTGAACGGGTGACAGGATTACAGATAGAAGATTGGGAAGCAACAAAATAGTCCACGAAATATGTCCTTAATTTCATCTAAATTTAGAGATAAAATTAATGCTTTTTATAGCGAGTTGCAGTAGGAGTCTGGCTATTTATAAATAAAGAATCCCAGTTATCACCAGGTTTATGAAAAAAAGGTAATGTATTGTTGGGACAACTATAGTGATGACAAGTTAAAGCCCCAGAGTCTCTATACCCAGCATCAGTGCTTCCAGAAGCCTGCAAGCAATATTTTTCAGTTTGTACGCAAAGAGCAAGGGGTTCACGGCGATGTCTTATCCGTCTAAGATAGCGATCGCCCGGGTAGATGAGCTCCAAGCAGAAGGGTGAGTCTTCCCCATTCCCCAAACTACTCAGCCGTTGCTCTGGAGAGGCCCAGTTTTGGGACCGGGGAATTGCGGCAAAAGTCATGAGGGGTGATACCGAGGTTGGTCCTCAAGAAAGAGATGGGCTAGAGGCAGAAGTTAAGGGCGATCGCCAGTCAGGGAGTATAGTTAATCCCTCGATTAAATTATAATAAAGGTTTCGTTCAACCGCCGGTGATGGGTTCCTTATGCTCTTCCAATCGGATCGGGTGGCGATCGCATGAGGGAAAAACAATGCCGAAATGGAAAGTCACAACAGAATTCACCTTTGACAGCGCCCACTTCATCAAAGACTACGATGGACCCTGCGGACGGATGCATGGACATACCTATCGAGTGCGGATAGAAGCTACAACCCAGAAGCTGCACTCCTCCGAATACTGCCCTCACGAAGTCATGGTGGCCGATTTCAAAACCCTCCGTTGGGCAAAACGCGACGTCACCAAAGGCGGATTAGATCACTGTGT
Protein-coding regions in this window:
- a CDS encoding 6-pyruvoyl trahydropterin synthase family protein; this encodes MPKWKVTTEFTFDSAHFIKDYDGPCGRMHGHTYRVRIEATTQKLHSSEYCPHEVMVADFKTLRWAKRDVTKGGLDHCVLNDVMPPEYETTAEMIAKYIYDETKRRLPEGVRLKVAVSETPNSWAEYEDD
- a CDS encoding phosphoribosyltransferase-like protein; amino-acid sequence: MGNGEDSPFCLELIYPGDRYLRRIRHRREPLALCVQTEKYCLQASGSTDAGYRDSGALTCHHYSCPNNTLPFFHKPGDNWDSLFINSQTPTATRYKKH
- a CDS encoding DUF192 domain-containing protein gives rise to the protein MNSLAQLLVTSLSLFLLGCTPSGLPPSADAQPNREVVPSSPIVQIERGQDLPITAQTKIGDQTIDLEVATTPQQQAIGLMYRSEIAPNRGMLFPFNPPRPVTFWMKNVEINLDMIFLRDGEVLAIAADVPPCTTDPCPFYGPPNTPIDHVLELGGGRAAELGIQVGDQIAIDFLE
- a CDS encoding type II toxin-antitoxin system VapC family toxin encodes the protein MSYLLDTNVWARYLNGRSPAIRQKFREVDLTQVFICSIVKSELAYGAFKSRNPDLTYRKQNDFITLFVSLPFDDVSALIFGRLKAQLELKGEMIGIKDLQIAAIALSNDLTLVTHNTAEFERVTGLQIEDWEATK
- a CDS encoding GDYXXLXY domain-containing protein, which gives rise to MQNEQHSSPEKIKPRFVLGRFLIPLVIQTSAMLTGAFFAVDTEANGKLVTLETEPVNLSKFIRNSSNQVSYNISSFKKLEEIPGWKDLPGTPVPCPRNKQPRNRKNQCNPDAKLLDPDLTLYVILEPPTPEKTGDAPTPWVAVRLSSDRPTELGENQVMIKGRTSEDLVEYEGEKFDLMRSQREEILASLDLTDQEEKLEPLIIQLKVNPRGKAVPVNLWVGDRNYSLSN